The Carassius carassius chromosome 34, fCarCar2.1, whole genome shotgun sequence genome has a segment encoding these proteins:
- the LOC132115415 gene encoding steroidogenic factor 1-like isoform X1 gives MIKTQFEAAHVLDAQINVTDASLRVMDFTADEELEELCPVCGDKVSGYHYGLLTCESCKGFFKRTVQNNKRYTCTQNQDCGIDKTQRKRCPFCRFQKCLSVGMRLEAVRADRMRGGRNKFGPMYKRDRALKQQKRALIRASGFKIEVKPSLLSSTQTDYPLPGSLSGLHPPSLSSPEYDCPPLCPPALGVALQSYGSFPAQYQYTAPSLQSRSIKAEYPDTYSSSPDSSLGYPYPDGCMPASPHTSPMNPGLPPLVLELVSCDPDEEQVRGKICVYLHQEQSGKGKLDKLRPFSMLCVMADQTLFSIVEWARSCVFFKELKVGDQMRLLHNCWSELLLLDHICRQVHHGRDNSLLLITGQEVDLSTVSDAGPPLASMVQRGLELARRLQLLQVDRREMACLKFLILFNPNVKLLENQQLVESVQEQVNSALLEYTLYSYPQCLDRFSQLILRLPEVRSLSTQAEDFLCYKHLCGEVPCNNLLIEMLHAKRSTGV, from the exons ATGATAAAGACGCAGTTTGAAGCGGCTCACGTGCTGGACGCGCAGATCAATG TCACAGACGCATCTTTGAGGGTGATGGACTTCACAGCAGATGAGGAGCTGGAGGAGTTGTGTCCGGTGTGTGGAGATAAGGTGTCCGGATATCATTACGGCCTTCTTACCTGCGAAAGCTGTAAG GGTTTTTTCAAGAGGACAGTTCAAAATAACAAgagatacacatgcacacagaacCAGGACTGTGGCATTGACAAAACCCAGAGGAAGAGATGCCCCTTCTGTCGCTTCCAGAAGTGCCTCAGCGTCGGCATGAGACTCGAGG CTGTCCGTGCAGATCGAATGAGAGGGGGTAGAAACAAGTTTGGCCCCATGTACAAGCGGGACCGTGCCCTGAAACAGCAGAAGAGAGCTTTAATCAGAGCTAGCGGCTTTAAAATAGAGGTCAAGCCATCCCTCTTGTCCAGCACCCAGACTGATTACCCACTTCCTGGATCACTCTCAGGTCTCCACCCTCCTTCTCTGTCCTCTCCGGAGTACGACTGCCCCCCTCTCTGCCCCCCGGCCCTGGGAGTTGCGCTGCAGAGCTATGGTTCATTCCCGGCTCAGTACCAATACACTGCTCCCTCATTACAGAGCAGATCCATTAAAGCTGAATACCCAGACACATACTCCAGTTCACCAGACTCCTCATTAGGGTACCCGTACCCTGACGGGTGCATGCCTGCGTCCCCACACACCAGCCCCATGAACCCTGGCTTGCCCCCGCTGGTGCTCGAGCTGGTCAGCTGTGATCCAGATGAGGAGCAG GTGAGAGGGAAGATCTGTGTGTATCTTCATCAGGAGCAGAGCGGGAAGGGGAAACTGGATAAACTGCGGCCATTCAGCATGTTGTGTGTCATGGCGGATCAGACATTATTCTCAATAGTCGAGTGGGCAAGAAGCTGTGTCTTCTTCAAGGAACTAAAG GTAGGAGATCAGATGCGACTGCTGCATAACTGCTGGAGTGAGCTGCTGCTTCTCGATCATATCTGCAGACAGGTGCATCATGGGAGAGACAACAGTCTGCTACTCATTACAGGACAGGAG GTGGATCTGTCAACGGTGTCTGATGCGGGACCTCCTCTCGCCAGTATGGTGCAGAGAGGACTGGAGCTGGCCAGGAGACTGCAGCTGCTGCAGGTGGACAGAAGAGAGATGGCCTGTCTGAAGTTCCTCATCCTCTTCAACCCCA ATGTGAAGCTCCTGGAGAACCAGCAGTTAGTGGAGAGCGTTCAGGAGCAGGTGAACAGTGCTCTGCTCGAGTACACGCTCTACTCTTACCCTCAGTGTCTGGATCGCTTCAGTCAGCTCATTCTGCGGCTGCCTGAGGTCCGATCGCTCAGCACGCAGGCCGAGGACTTCCTGTGCTACAAGCACCTGTGCGGAGAAGTGCCGTGCAACAATCTGCTTATTGAAATGCTTCATGCCAAGAGGTCCACCGGCGTGTGA
- the LOC132115415 gene encoding nuclear receptor subfamily 5 group A member 2-like isoform X2 encodes MDFTADEELEELCPVCGDKVSGYHYGLLTCESCKGFFKRTVQNNKRYTCTQNQDCGIDKTQRKRCPFCRFQKCLSVGMRLEAVRADRMRGGRNKFGPMYKRDRALKQQKRALIRASGFKIEVKPSLLSSTQTDYPLPGSLSGLHPPSLSSPEYDCPPLCPPALGVALQSYGSFPAQYQYTAPSLQSRSIKAEYPDTYSSSPDSSLGYPYPDGCMPASPHTSPMNPGLPPLVLELVSCDPDEEQVRGKICVYLHQEQSGKGKLDKLRPFSMLCVMADQTLFSIVEWARSCVFFKELKVGDQMRLLHNCWSELLLLDHICRQVHHGRDNSLLLITGQEVDLSTVSDAGPPLASMVQRGLELARRLQLLQVDRREMACLKFLILFNPNVKLLENQQLVESVQEQVNSALLEYTLYSYPQCLDRFSQLILRLPEVRSLSTQAEDFLCYKHLCGEVPCNNLLIEMLHAKRSTGV; translated from the exons ATGGACTTCACAGCAGATGAGGAGCTGGAGGAGTTGTGTCCGGTGTGTGGAGATAAGGTGTCCGGATATCATTACGGCCTTCTTACCTGCGAAAGCTGTAAG GGTTTTTTCAAGAGGACAGTTCAAAATAACAAgagatacacatgcacacagaacCAGGACTGTGGCATTGACAAAACCCAGAGGAAGAGATGCCCCTTCTGTCGCTTCCAGAAGTGCCTCAGCGTCGGCATGAGACTCGAGG CTGTCCGTGCAGATCGAATGAGAGGGGGTAGAAACAAGTTTGGCCCCATGTACAAGCGGGACCGTGCCCTGAAACAGCAGAAGAGAGCTTTAATCAGAGCTAGCGGCTTTAAAATAGAGGTCAAGCCATCCCTCTTGTCCAGCACCCAGACTGATTACCCACTTCCTGGATCACTCTCAGGTCTCCACCCTCCTTCTCTGTCCTCTCCGGAGTACGACTGCCCCCCTCTCTGCCCCCCGGCCCTGGGAGTTGCGCTGCAGAGCTATGGTTCATTCCCGGCTCAGTACCAATACACTGCTCCCTCATTACAGAGCAGATCCATTAAAGCTGAATACCCAGACACATACTCCAGTTCACCAGACTCCTCATTAGGGTACCCGTACCCTGACGGGTGCATGCCTGCGTCCCCACACACCAGCCCCATGAACCCTGGCTTGCCCCCGCTGGTGCTCGAGCTGGTCAGCTGTGATCCAGATGAGGAGCAG GTGAGAGGGAAGATCTGTGTGTATCTTCATCAGGAGCAGAGCGGGAAGGGGAAACTGGATAAACTGCGGCCATTCAGCATGTTGTGTGTCATGGCGGATCAGACATTATTCTCAATAGTCGAGTGGGCAAGAAGCTGTGTCTTCTTCAAGGAACTAAAG GTAGGAGATCAGATGCGACTGCTGCATAACTGCTGGAGTGAGCTGCTGCTTCTCGATCATATCTGCAGACAGGTGCATCATGGGAGAGACAACAGTCTGCTACTCATTACAGGACAGGAG GTGGATCTGTCAACGGTGTCTGATGCGGGACCTCCTCTCGCCAGTATGGTGCAGAGAGGACTGGAGCTGGCCAGGAGACTGCAGCTGCTGCAGGTGGACAGAAGAGAGATGGCCTGTCTGAAGTTCCTCATCCTCTTCAACCCCA ATGTGAAGCTCCTGGAGAACCAGCAGTTAGTGGAGAGCGTTCAGGAGCAGGTGAACAGTGCTCTGCTCGAGTACACGCTCTACTCTTACCCTCAGTGTCTGGATCGCTTCAGTCAGCTCATTCTGCGGCTGCCTGAGGTCCGATCGCTCAGCACGCAGGCCGAGGACTTCCTGTGCTACAAGCACCTGTGCGGAGAAGTGCCGTGCAACAATCTGCTTATTGAAATGCTTCATGCCAAGAGGTCCACCGGCGTGTGA